A single region of the Aquila chrysaetos chrysaetos chromosome 18, bAquChr1.4, whole genome shotgun sequence genome encodes:
- the ID4 gene encoding DNA-binding protein inhibitor ID-4 isoform X1: protein MKAVSPVRHPSRKAQPGVAGGGHPALRCLAEHSGCKGGPPSGEEPAALCLQCDMNDCYSRLRKLVPTIPPNKRVSKVEILQHVIDYILDLQLALETHPALLRQQQQQQQPPALHPGSCPAGTPRTPLTALNTDPAGSVNKPGDSILCR, encoded by the exons ATGAAAGCCGTGAGTCCCGTCCGGCACCCCAGCCGCAAGGCGCAGCCCGGCGTGGCGGGCGGCGGACACCCGGCCCTGCGGTGCCTGGCCGAGCACAGCGGCTGCAAGGGGGGCCCGCCGTCGGGCGAGGAGCCGGCGGCCCTCTGCCTGCAGTGCGATATGAATGACTGTTACAGCCGGCTGAGGAAGCTGGTGCCCACCATCCCGCCCAACAAGAGGGTCAGCAAAGTGGAGATCCTGCAGCATGTCATCGACTACATCCTCGACCTGCAGCTGGCTCTGGAGACGCACCCGGCGCTGctccggcagcagcagcagcagcagcagccgcccgCCCTGCACCCGGGCAGCTGTCCCGCGGGCACCCCCAGGACCCCGCTGACGGCCCTCAACACTGACCCG GCTGGCTCTGTTAACAAGCCGGGGGACAGCATCCTCTGCCGCTGA
- the ID4 gene encoding DNA-binding protein inhibitor ID-4 isoform X2, with amino-acid sequence MKAVSPVRHPSRKAQPGVAGGGHPALRCLAEHSGCKGGPPSGEEPAALCLQCDMNDCYSRLRKLVPTIPPNKRVSKVEILQHVIDYILDLQLALETHPALLRQQQQQQQPPALHPGSCPAGTPRTPLTALNTDPVRGWLC; translated from the exons ATGAAAGCCGTGAGTCCCGTCCGGCACCCCAGCCGCAAGGCGCAGCCCGGCGTGGCGGGCGGCGGACACCCGGCCCTGCGGTGCCTGGCCGAGCACAGCGGCTGCAAGGGGGGCCCGCCGTCGGGCGAGGAGCCGGCGGCCCTCTGCCTGCAGTGCGATATGAATGACTGTTACAGCCGGCTGAGGAAGCTGGTGCCCACCATCCCGCCCAACAAGAGGGTCAGCAAAGTGGAGATCCTGCAGCATGTCATCGACTACATCCTCGACCTGCAGCTGGCTCTGGAGACGCACCCGGCGCTGctccggcagcagcagcagcagcagcagccgcccgCCCTGCACCCGGGCAGCTGTCCCGCGGGCACCCCCAGGACCCCGCTGACGGCCCTCAACACTGACCCGGTAAGAG GCTGGCTCTGTTAA